The DNA window GATCAGATCGTATTCATCGTCGTTGGCGGGTGTCTCCGCTTTTGCGGCGGAAGCGGTATCAGCGGCTTTAGGAGCGGCTGCCGCAGGAGATGCAGCACGTTTACCGAGAACCGCGCCCTTTTTTTCGGTGGTGAATCCGGTCGCGATGACGGTCACACGCATCTCGTCTTCGAGAGACGGATCAAACGCCGCACCCCAGATAATGTTGGCATCAGGATGAGCCTCTGTGGCTATCATATTTGAAGCTGTATCAACCTCTTCAAATCCGATGTCAGGAGAAGCGGTGATGTTGACTATGATGCCTCTTGCGCCTGAAATACTTGTTTCAAGCAACGGGCTGGATATAGCCATTTTTGCGGCTGCTTCGGCTTTATCCTTGCCTTTGCCGTTGCCGACGCCCATATGAGCAAGACCGGCATTGCTCATTATCGAAGTAACATCGGCAAAGTCAAGGTTGACGAGACCGGTCGTGCTTATCAATTCCGAGATGCTCTGTACGCCGCGGCTCAACACTCCGTCGGCAATTTCGAAAGCATTCAGGAAGGTTATACGAGTTTCAGATACAAGGCGAAGTCTTTCATTCGGTATGACAATCAGAGAGTCCACATGTTCACTGAGATTTTTTATGCCTTCTTCGGCCTGACCCATGCGCCTTTGACCTTCGAATGCAAAAGGTTTTGTGACGATGGCGATGGTAAGTATGCCCATGTCTTTGGCAAGCTTCGCTATAATAGGAGTGGCGCCGGTTCCGGTGCCGCCTCCCATGCCGGAGGTGAGAAAAATCATATCTGCGCCTTTAATTGCGGAAGTGATTTCTTCAAGCGATTCTTCTGCGGCGCGCTGTCCGATTTCAGGTTTTGCGCCTGCACCGTGACCCTTTGTTATTTTTTCGCCGATCGGTATTTTTTTGTCGGCACGAGATTGGCTCAGTGTTGCTCTGTCTGTGTTTACGGCTATAAATTCGACACCTTTGGCACCGTTGTTGATCATACGGTTTATTGTGTTGTTACCGCCGCCGCCGATACCGATTACTTTAATTACGACATTGTTCTCATAGCTTGTATCAAGTTCCATAGGCATATTTATGTCCTCCTGATGTATTTACAGTTAAATATTCAATTATAAAAAGCCGATAAGAACTTTACAATGACCTATCGGCGCATATTATACAACACTATATATTCTATACGATAATAGGACAATTTGCAAGAGCTTTTGTTCTTT is part of the Oscillospiraceae bacterium genome and encodes:
- the ftsZ gene encoding cell division protein FtsZ — translated: MPMELDTSYENNVVIKVIGIGGGGNNTINRMINNGAKGVEFIAVNTDRATLSQSRADKKIPIGEKITKGHGAGAKPEIGQRAAEESLEEITSAIKGADMIFLTSGMGGGTGTGATPIIAKLAKDMGILTIAIVTKPFAFEGQRRMGQAEEGIKNLSEHVDSLIVIPNERLRLVSETRITFLNAFEIADGVLSRGVQSISELISTTGLVNLDFADVTSIMSNAGLAHMGVGNGKGKDKAEAAAKMAISSPLLETSISGARGIIVNITASPDIGFEEVDTASNMIATEAHPDANIIWGAAFDPSLEDEMRVTVIATGFTTEKKGAVLGKRAASPAAAAPKAADTASAAKAETPANDDEYDLILDILNKSKKRKEDENKRNY